The Eremothecium gossypii ATCC 10895 chromosome VII, complete sequence nucleotide sequence CCGCCGTTCCGCTCGAGGTTCTCCTCTAACTCATTCTTTAGGTCATCATAGCTTATATAGTAATAACTGTATTCCCGTATCAATGACTTACTGAGGTGTTCGCCGAACTTCATGGCAGTCGAGTCCCTGGTAACCCGATAGAGAAGTCAGTGAAAGAGTAAGAATCAGCCTGAATATTTGTGAAATTGCGAAATGCAAGTGGCAATTATTTAGTAGCTCCCCTTCACCGTATTTCAACAAGCAGGGCACTAAATGAGGACCCACgtgtgtcacgtgactggCTCTCCAGCAGGATACCAGCATTTTAGCGCCGAATAAGACACTTGGAAGTAAATATAGTACAGTATATCCCTAATTCTATCTACACGTTAATCGCTAGTCAATTATACGCATGCTGTTGTGATGGCGTCGATAATGGCAGATACCTGCTCCTCGCTGAACCTACTATCACACTCCTCGACAAGAGCATATAGGTGAACGATATTCACCGGTAACTGGTTAACCAGCTGTAATTTTTCAGCCTTATAGAGATCGAACTGGTTCAACGTACGCATAAGGGTGGTGAACTTTTCATCGTTCATCCTCGTAATCCCTGACTTGACAGCTTGCTGTTCCTCCTCAGGGTCGGCGTTTTTGTTGGTCGTTAGATAGTTCACAACGTCCTTTGTGATGGCCTGCAGCTCCGGGTGGTTGTATTGTTTCTTCTTCCTACGGCGGTCGTCTGCCATTTCGACATCCTCGTCTACCACCCATTGGTGCTTCCTTTGGAGATGCGACATGAATTGTAGCGCCTCATAGTCGCTGATAAAAGCATCCCTGGTGGCCTCAACCTTCATGCTGTTGCCGAGACTCAGTGCTGTTCTTCGATCGACGCCTGCTACTGACTTTAAAACTTTTCGAGAGCTTTTATGTTACAGCACGTGATCCGCGTCTGCATGTTAGTCTCTGCTGTAATAATCTCCACCATGAAGAGCCTTGTTGGCGCAATCGGTAGCGCGTATGACTCTTAATCATAAGGTTACGGGTTCGAGCCCCGTACAGGGCTTCTTTTTTTCTATGCATATGTGGCACGTATCTTTCGACAAAAGCGTCCCCAATGTGGCATATTCGTGTATGAATGTCTAAATGTATTGCGCTATAAATGTCTTAAGTACATTGCAGCTAGGGCAATTACGGACTCTATTTCTATCTCAGCTTATGTGTCTTCTTATTGTATGTATGTCATCATTAGCCCATTAACGAAAGGATGCCCAGTGCAGCCACGTACGTCAGCGGCATGTAGGACCGCTTTGCCCCGTTTTCAGAAACTGGAAAGGAGGCTATTGATGATGCATCTGGAGTCACCGTTGAGCTGGGAGTGGTTTCCACCGTGCCACGGGATGTCAAAACTGGAGTGGTAGACTTCGAAGGCGTCAAGGAAGTAGTGCTTGACAGCTGGCTTGTCGAATGCCCGCTGGAAAGCAAAGTGGCCGCGAGACTGTGGTCAGATGAAGCACGAGCAGAGCTAGATACCTGCGTCCCAGAAGTCGAATTTCCTGTAGCTGTGGCAGAGCTAACTCCGGTGGTGGCAGATGAAGTCACGCCCGATGTGACAGAACCCGCTGATGAGGTGACAGAAGTCGCTGATGAGGTGACAGAAGTCGCTGATGAGGTGACAGAAGTCGCTTCCGAGGAGCCGCTAGCTAAGTTGGGAGAGAAGGCGCTCAGCGGAAGGTCTGAATAATCTAACTTCTCCTCCCTTTGTATCCTGTTAAATTCCTCTTGGGCTGTATCGTATCTACCATATATCTTCCCTTGTGTAGAATGGATGGTTACGCCCTTCTCCGATACATCACTGTACATATAAGACCTGCCTGAAGAATAGTCGGAAGCAATGATGCGCTTGATATACGCTGTGAAGGGCACCTTGCTATAGTCTGTTTGCCCACCGGCCCACTCAACAGTGCCCGGATGGTTTGTGGGATCGCCGCCCGCCCACACGCCCATGTACAATCTCATTGGCGATTGTGGGTATCCCTCAGAGGTGTCGTTCTTTACCCGGCGGATCGGCTTGCCATCGAGGTAGAACACAAGCTCATCCATCTTCCAGTCAATCGTATACGTGTGGAACTCTTCCTGTGGGCGGCTGACATTGTGGAACGCGCCCCGCGTGTACGTCGTCACGTTGCCCTTGCAGAAGAAGTTGGTCTGGAACTGCGCCGTATCGCCGCCAAGCCACTCAAGGTCTATTTCGTCTCGCGCGTCGCTCTGCAAGTAGAAGCTGGACACGATGCCCTTGCCCGGAGCCGCCTTAAACGTCACCTCCACCTTCCCGTACATGAGGTAGAAGTCCGACATAATCGCCGGATTGTCCCACCGTTTGGCCAACGTGAACGACGCCCCGTTAGGCCCATAACCCACTATACCAGTGTCCGTGTAATTTGAGAACCCTGGAGGCACATCCTTGAATTCCTCAAGGATTGACGCAGCGAGCGCAATGTTCTCTGGGCACTTCTTCTCCTTAAGCGGGTTGCACATTTGAACTGCGGTGGCTGCGCTGCCTGCGCACCACGACATCGCAACTAGTAAACCCAATGGCACATGCATTCTGCTCAAAGCTATCCTCTGTATATCCTGGCATGCTATGCTGCAACACCTGCTGAATATTTATACCTACATCCATACTGTCGCTGCATCGGTGATGGAATTCTGACCAGCGTAACCGTGCGGCCCTGTCTGAGCCGTTTCCACATATGCACAAGCCATACTGAACTGCAGAGGACAAAAACATGACATCTGGGCCGAAATCTACGTTACACTATTACCGTGTAACCAGCCATATTGGCGGCGCACCACATCTCGACAAACCCCTGCCCCCACCACAAAACCAATCACTGCCGCATTCGAAGCCGCGTAGTCAATGGCATCGGGGCCCAAAGAACATTCATATGCGGCGCCCCTCATATTAATGTGGCTGTCCCCCTGGTTACGCCGTACAGGGGCCACTAGGCCGCATGCTGGCTGTACTTTATTCCATGCAAGCCGTGTGGACCGATCCGGCAAAGACGAACGGCAACCGGATGTGGAAGTTTCAAACGGCAAAAATGAAACGGACAGGAATTGAACCTGCAACCCTTCGATTGCAATTTCCGGAAATTCCAGGATTTAACTGGAGTCGAAAGCTCTACCATTGAGCCACCGCTTCATCTGAGGACAAAGGTACATAAAGAAGTATTTGACCAGCATGGACTGTCACGTGTATAGATAACATGGACAGTGGCATGTGTCACGTGCTAGTGACCAAATTCGCTGACACCTCTACAAAGCAAGAGATGAGTAACAGTCGATCTTACTTGACAACGACAGCTCACCAATCCCTCAGTTCAGAAGCGCTCAGCATGGGTTCACTCGATGCGCGCAGTCCTCAGAAGGACGTGTGGTATACTAGACTGCTCAACGATTTCAAGCGGGCTGACGAAGGAGAAACCACCCGGTCCGTTGCGGACTCGGATATGGAGGTGGACGGGAAGCGCTACAAGGAGATGACTGACGTGGAGCGCGCCGTGTGCGACGCCGCGCGAAACTCCTCGCAGCTCAGCAAAAATCTGTCGATCCGACACCTGCTGACACTGGCAGTGGGTGGTGCTATCGGCACGGGTCTGTTCGTGAACTCAGGCGCGTCGCTGAACACCGGCGGCCCGGGCTCCATTCTAATCGCATGGACGCTAATTTCTACATGTTTGTTTACCATCGTCAACTCGCTCGGTGAACTTGCCTCTGCGTTCCCGGTTGTAGGCGGTTTCAACGTGTACATCACACGCTTCGTGGAGCCCTCTTTTGGCTTCGCCGTCAACATCAGTTACCTTGCCCAGTGGGCAGTGCTCCTGCCACTGGAGCTGGCAGCTGCATCCATTACCATCAAATACTGGAACAATAAAATCAACTCGGACGCCTGGGTTGCCATCTTCTACGTCTGCATAGCGCTCGCCAATATGCTGGATGTTAAATCGTTTGGCGAAACAGAGTTTGTGCTTTCGATGGTCAAGATTCTGGCCATCTTTGGCTTTGCCATCCTAGGTACGGTGCTCATCTGCGGCGGTGGGCCTGTTGGAGGTTTCATTGGTGCCAAGTACTGGCATGATCCTGGCGCCTTCGTCGGAGACACCCCGGGAGCCCAGTTTAAGGGTCTCTGCTCTGTTTTCGTGACTGCGGCGTTCAGTTACAGTGGCACCGAGCTCGTCGGCGTGTCAGCTGCCGAATCGATAAACCCGCGCTACACCATTCCGCGCGCATCCAAGAGATCTTTCTGGCTCATTACCTCCTCATACCTCCTGGTGCTCACCATCGCAGGCTGCCTCGTCCCCAGCAACGACCCCAGACTGTTGAATGGTATGTCATCGGTCGACGTCGCGGCGTCGCCACTCGTTATCGCCATCGAAAACGGCGGTATTAGGGGCGTGCCATCGTTGATGAATGCAATCATCCTGATCGCCATCATCTCGGTCGCGAACAGCTCGGTGTATGCATGCTCGAGGTGCATGGTATCGATGGCGCAGGTCGGAAATCTGCCCAAGGTCTTCAACTACATCGACAGGAAGGGACGCCCGCTCGTCGCCATCCTGGCCACCCTAGTGTTTGGGCTGCTGTCCTTCGTCGCCGCCAGTGACAAGCAGGAGGCAATCTTCACCTGGCTGAGCGCGCTGTCCGGCCTCTCGACCCTCTTCTGCTGGTTCGCCATCAACATCTCACATATCCGTTTCCGGCGTGCGATgtgcgcgcagcagcgctcGCTTGACGAACTTCCCTACCTCTCGCTCACGGGCGTCCTAGGCTCGTGGTACGGCGCTGCAGTGCTGTTGttcgtcctcgtcctctCCTTCTGGACTTCGCTGTTCCCCCCGGGCAGCTCCGGGCCCTCTGCAGAGTCGTTCTTTGAGGGCTACCTGTCCTTCCCTATCTTCCTGATTTGCTACATCAGCCATAAGCTCTACAAGAGGGACTGGCGCCTCTTCATACCTGCTGGACAGATCGACGTGGACAGCGGCAGACGCGCGCTCGATATCGAGGAGCTGAAAGAGCAGAAGCTCCGTGAGCAGGCAGAGACCGCCAAGAAGCCGTTTTACGTCAGATGGTGGATTTTCTGGTGTTGAAGCCGCCCTAGCGTATCAGGTACGTGCTCTACTCCGTCATATATAGTACCCCATAGACTAAGTTGTATATATTATTGAGTCACCACGCCCCCTGATCGGTCTGGTAACACCAGGCTTCTCGGGCGGTGCGTTACCACCGAGATGCGGAAGGAATCGGCCAGCCAGACGGCCTATCCGGCCTCTCCGCGAGTCCATCCGAACACTTCTGTCCGCTCGAGGCTGCTGCTCATCTAGTTTGTCATCATTTTTCACGAAGATAtctgaaaatttttcggCAGTGCGAACAGAAGTACTAACCAAGGATGAGGTCTTGAGGTCCTAGAGCCACTTCAACTTGCGTACCAGAGACTAAAGGAGAACCAGCTATGTCCACTTCTAATTGTAGATTCTATGAGAACAAGTACCCAGAAGTCGACGATGTCGTCATGGTCAACGTGCAGCAGATCGCGGAGATGGGTGCATATGTGAAATTGTTAGAATACGACAATATCGAGGGCATGGTGCTATTATCGGAGTTGTCGCGGAGACGTATCCGTTCCATTCAGAAGTTGATCCGTGTGGGCAAGAACGAGGTGGTGGTTGTGCTGCGTGTGGACAAGGAGAAGGGCTACATCGACCTCTCCAAGAGACGGGTGTCGAGCGAGGACATGATCAAATGTGAAGAGAGGTACCAGAAATCAAAAGCCGTGCATTCGATCCTACGCCAGTGCGCGGAGAAGTTCCAGTTTCCACTGGAGGACCTGTACAAGACCATTGCATGGCCGTTGAGTCGAAAGTACGGCCACGCCTACGACGCGTTCAAGCTCTCGATTGTCGACGAGACGGTATGGGAGGGCATCGAGCCGCCCTCTGCGGAGATATTCGAGGAGCTCAAACAGTACATCAGCAGGCGTCTGACCCCGCAGGCCATCAAGATCCGTGCGGACGTCGAGGTCTCCTGTTTCAGCTACGAGGGTATCGAGGCCATCAAGGAGGCGCTGAAGGCCGCGGAAGCCACCTCCACAGAGCAGATGCAGGTCAAGGTAAAGCTGGTCGCCGCTCCTTTGTACGTCATCACCACCCAGGCGCTGGACAAGAACCAAGGTATTGAAGCGCTAAACCACGCCATCTCCAAGATCGAAGAGTACATTGCCAAGTACCAGGGTGTGTGCAATGTCACTATGCCACCGAAGGCGGTCACTGCCACTGAGGATGCAGAGTTGCAAGCATTGCTGGAGAGCAAGGAGTTGGAGAATAGGTCCGATTCGGAGGAAGAGGATTCTGATTATGAGTAATAGCACCAAGTCGACTACTGCACGCTGCTTCGGCGAATGATAGCGCTGATTCCATTGTATATTGAACCTACTCATGTATTGTATATAATTAGTGTGCAGCGCTGTAACCTATGACCGGGTAACTTGGTGTGCTGTAAGGAGtatgtcacgtgatagtTTCAACATAAGCTCAGAGAGGGGTAGTAAGTATTACACGTCCACGCAAGTATTAAATAACGGAAGCTCTACCTGAGTGCTGGCAACTTTTCAGTACCCAGTGTGCTACCCAGAAGTTATTGGGAGTACAGCTTGCGACCTGTTCAGCAAGCGAAGCACAGAGAGGATTAGTAAGTACCACTGTCGGATTCCGATGTCTATCAGGCCAGCCACACACGCAGGGTCGTGGTACCTGTCGAACCCCACGAGGTTGTCGCAGCAGCTATCGAAGTTCCTTAATGACGCCACGACCGAGCACGGAGGGGTCCAGCGCGGGACGCGGGCCATAATTTCCCCGCACGCAGGCTACAGCTACTGCGGCGAGACAATGGCGAAGTGCTATGCGAAGCTCGACGTGAACAAGGACACGAAACGCGTGTTTGTTCTAGGGCCCAGCCACCACTTCCACTTCCGAAATATTGCGCTTGTGTCGCGGTACACAGCTCTTGAGACGCCGCTTGGGAACCTCCAGGTAGACGAAGAGACGGTGTCGAAGCTGCTAGGGCATGCGCGTCTGTTCAGGCCTCTCGATTATGATGATGATCAAAAAGAGCACTCACTGGAGATGCAGTACCCCATGCTACATGAAACACTCTTGCAGCGCGGGGTGCGGCCGTCTGACGTGAAGATTGTACCGATCCTGATTTCGTACAACTCCACAGAAGTGGACTACGCCATCGGAAAGATATTGATCGAATATCTACAGTGCGACGACACCGCTGTAATCGTAAGCTCTGACTTTTGTCACTGGGGACGTCGCTTCGGGTACACTGGATACGTCAGCTCGGTGGAAGATATTCAAGACGCCGTTGCCGATGGCACCGAGATCGAGACCTTAACCACAAGAAGCAAAATGGACCACCATAGTATACAAATCTACAAGAGCATTGAACTTTTGGATCGATACGCAATGGACATTTTGGGCCAAATGGCTGACT carries:
- the RPC17 gene encoding DNA-directed RNA polymerase III subunit RPC17 (Syntenic homolog of Saccharomyces cerevisiae YJL011C (RPC17)), with translation MKVEATRDAFISDYEALQFMSHLQRKHQWVVDEDVEMADDRRRKKKQYNHPELQAITKDVVNYLTTNKNADPEEEQQAVKSGITRMNDEKFTTLMRTLNQFDLYKAEKLQLVNQLPVNIVHLYALVEECDSRFSEEQVSAIIDAITTACV
- the MHO1 gene encoding Mho1p (Syntenic homolog of Saccharomyces cerevisiae YJR008W), which produces MSIRPATHAGSWYLSNPTRLSQQLSKFLNDATTEHGGVQRGTRAIISPHAGYSYCGETMAKCYAKLDVNKDTKRVFVLGPSHHFHFRNIALVSRYTALETPLGNLQVDEETVSKLLGHARLFRPLDYDDDQKEHSLEMQYPMLHETLLQRGVRPSDVKIVPILISYNSTEVDYAIGKILIEYLQCDDTAVIVSSDFCHWGRRFGYTGYVSSVEDIQDAVADGTEIETLTTRSKMDHHSIQIYKSIELLDRYAMDILGQMADSREKYQIWKDYLEVTGNTICGEKPIGVLLCAFSYVNTPLSFHWCGYSQSSEVKSLEDSSVSYAAGYCIF
- the HIP1 gene encoding histidine permease (Syntenic homolog of Saccharomyces cerevisiae YGR191W (HIP1)), with the protein product MDSGMCHVLVTKFADTSTKQEMSNSRSYLTTTAHQSLSSEALSMGSLDARSPQKDVWYTRLLNDFKRADEGETTRSVADSDMEVDGKRYKEMTDVERAVCDAARNSSQLSKNLSIRHLLTLAVGGAIGTGLFVNSGASLNTGGPGSILIAWTLISTCLFTIVNSLGELASAFPVVGGFNVYITRFVEPSFGFAVNISYLAQWAVLLPLELAAASITIKYWNNKINSDAWVAIFYVCIALANMLDVKSFGETEFVLSMVKILAIFGFAILGTVLICGGGPVGGFIGAKYWHDPGAFVGDTPGAQFKGLCSVFVTAAFSYSGTELVGVSAAESINPRYTIPRASKRSFWLITSSYLLVLTIAGCLVPSNDPRLLNGMSSVDVAASPLVIAIENGGIRGVPSLMNAIILIAIISVANSSVYACSRCMVSMAQVGNLPKVFNYIDRKGRPLVAILATLVFGLLSFVAASDKQEAIFTWLSALSGLSTLFCWFAINISHIRFRRAMCAQQRSLDELPYLSLTGVLGSWYGAAVLLFVLVLSFWTSLFPPGSSGPSAESFFEGYLSFPIFLICYISHKLYKRDWRLFIPAGQIDVDSGRRALDIEELKEQKLREQAETAKKPFYVRWWIFWC
- the CRH1 gene encoding transglycosylase (Syntenic homolog of Saccharomyces cerevisiae YGR189C (CRH1)) produces the protein MHVPLGLLVAMSWCAGSAATAVQMCNPLKEKKCPENIALAASILEEFKDVPPGFSNYTDTGIVGYGPNGASFTLAKRWDNPAIMSDFYLMYGKVEVTFKAAPGKGIVSSFYLQSDARDEIDLEWLGGDTAQFQTNFFCKGNVTTYTRGAFHNVSRPQEEFHTYTIDWKMDELVFYLDGKPIRRVKNDTSEGYPQSPMRLYMGVWAGGDPTNHPGTVEWAGGQTDYSKVPFTAYIKRIIASDYSSGRSYMYSDVSEKGVTIHSTQGKIYGRYDTAQEEFNRIQREEKLDYSDLPLSAFSPNLASGSSEATSVTSSATSVTSSATSVTSSAGSVTSGVTSSATTGVSSATATGNSTSGTQVSSSARASSDHSLAATLLSSGHSTSQLSSTTSLTPSKSTTPVLTSRGTVETTPSSTVTPDASSIASFPVSENGAKRSYMPLTYVAALGILSLMG
- the SUI2 gene encoding translation initiation factor eIF2 subunit alpha (Syntenic homolog of Saccharomyces cerevisiae YJR007W (SUI2)) — translated: MSTSNCRFYENKYPEVDDVVMVNVQQIAEMGAYVKLLEYDNIEGMVLLSELSRRRIRSIQKLIRVGKNEVVVVLRVDKEKGYIDLSKRRVSSEDMIKCEERYQKSKAVHSILRQCAEKFQFPLEDLYKTIAWPLSRKYGHAYDAFKLSIVDETVWEGIEPPSAEIFEELKQYISRRLTPQAIKIRADVEVSCFSYEGIEAIKEALKAAEATSTEQMQVKVKLVAAPLYVITTQALDKNQGIEALNHAISKIEEYIAKYQGVCNVTMPPKAVTATEDAELQALLESKELENRSDSEEEDSDYE